In Artemia franciscana chromosome 4, ASM3288406v1, whole genome shotgun sequence, a single window of DNA contains:
- the LOC136025706 gene encoding uncharacterized protein LOC136025706 — MALPLTNMFQKSLDTKQIGQDWRNANVTPVHKGCSRNSFSNYRPISLTSVAGKILEVTMNTHIVGHLTTNELLSDSQHGFRHRPSVETSLIDAYDYITEHLDQAILVDLVLLDFAEAFDKVCYRRLRTKLFAIGIHNEIVEWMLQFLSGRKQRVKIFGKNGQAFFPEELEVLSGVPQKPSLDQYYSTFILMTDQP, encoded by the coding sequence ATGGCCCTTCCCCTTACGAACATGTTTCAGAAGTCTCTTGATACTAAGCAGATTGGTCAGGACTGGCGGAATGCTAACGTTACACCTGTACACAAAGGGTGTAGCCGCAACAGTTTTTCCAATTATCGACCTATTAGTCTTACATCTGTAGCTGGTAAAATCTTAGAAGTAACCATGAATACTCACATTGTCGGACACCTTACCACCAATGAGCTGCTCAGTGATAGTCAGCATGGCTTTAGACATAGACCCTCGGTTGAGACTAGTTTGATTGATGCGTATGATTATATTACTGAGCATCTAGATCAAGCAATCCTTGTCGACTTGGTTCTATTGGATTTTGCGGAAGCTTTCGATAAAGTATGTTACCGTCGATTAAGGACCAAGTTATTTGCTATTGGAATACATAATGAAATCGTAGAGTGGATGCTTCAGTTTCTTTCCGGGAGAAAGCAAAGGgttaaaatatttggaaaaaatggacaGGCATTCTTTCCAGAAGAACTGGAAGTATTAAGTGGAGTGCCACAGAAACCATCTTTGGACCAATAttattcaacatttatattaatgacGGACCAACcatag